The Prochlorococcus sp. MIT 1300 genome has a window encoding:
- a CDS encoding arsenate reductase family protein encodes MLTPPVVVYSYSRCSTCRRAIAWLKENGVAHEIVDIVDQPPGKDQLLIAKNQLLNRKKLFNTSGISYRELGASVVNAMSDDEAIEALASDGKLVKRPFLITKDNKVLVGFKQEEWTNLLLN; translated from the coding sequence ATGTTAACACCGCCAGTTGTTGTATACAGCTATTCTCGTTGTTCAACTTGTCGAAGAGCCATTGCTTGGCTGAAAGAGAATGGGGTCGCTCATGAGATTGTTGATATAGTTGATCAACCGCCAGGTAAAGATCAGCTTTTAATTGCAAAGAATCAACTATTGAATAGGAAAAAACTATTCAATACTAGTGGTATTAGCTATAGGGAACTAGGTGCGTCTGTAGTTAATGCGATGAGTGATGATGAAGCTATCGAGGCATTGGCTTCTGATGGTAAATTAGTAAAAAGACCTTTTCTCATAACAAAAGACAATAAGGTTTTAGTAGGTTTTAAGCAGGAGGAGTGGACGAATCTTCTATTGAACTGA
- a CDS encoding inorganic diphosphatase, whose translation MDLSPLPPSPSPGLVNLLVEIPAGSRNKYEYFADAGVMALDRVLHSSVRYPFDYGFIPNTLAEDGAPLDAMVIMEEPTFAGCLIKARPIGVLDMHDSGAYDGKILCVPVADPRQEGITSIKQIAPNQLEDVAEFFRTYKSLEGRVIVIDGWRDFEAVDSLLQSCIKAAKCRQGS comes from the coding sequence ATGGATCTAAGTCCTCTTCCGCCATCTCCTTCACCAGGACTAGTAAATCTCTTGGTGGAGATACCAGCGGGAAGCAGGAATAAATACGAATATTTTGCCGATGCCGGAGTAATGGCTCTCGATAGGGTTCTGCATTCTTCAGTGAGATATCCTTTTGATTATGGTTTTATTCCTAATACTCTTGCTGAAGATGGAGCTCCCTTAGATGCAATGGTGATTATGGAGGAGCCTACTTTTGCGGGGTGCCTTATAAAAGCTCGTCCAATTGGTGTTTTAGATATGCATGATTCTGGTGCTTATGACGGAAAAATTTTATGTGTACCTGTTGCAGACCCCCGTCAGGAAGGAATAACTAGTATCAAGCAAATTGCGCCCAATCAACTAGAGGATGTGGCTGAGTTTTTTCGTACTTATAAAAGCCTTGAGGGAAGAGTCATTGTTATTGATGGATGGAGAGATTTTGAGGCAGTTGATTCTTTGCTTCAGAGTTGTATTAAAGCTGCAAAATGTAGACAAGGTTCTTGA
- the psb27 gene encoding photosystem II protein Psb27 yields MKLAFDGLVKRLMRLTFTLLLGSCILLTSFVSTAEARRSSISGDYVKDTVAVIHSLEETIALPQDSESHSTAEKEALVLITDYMSTYRSRRDVGGLQSFTTMQTALNSLAGHYKNYSNRPLPENLTERLNKELAKAEKTVLRGS; encoded by the coding sequence ATGAAACTTGCCTTTGATGGTCTAGTCAAAAGGCTTATGAGATTAACGTTTACTCTCTTACTAGGCTCATGCATACTGCTTACCTCCTTCGTAAGTACAGCTGAAGCTCGTAGGTCCTCCATCTCTGGGGATTACGTTAAAGACACTGTTGCGGTTATTCATAGCTTGGAAGAAACCATAGCTTTACCTCAAGACTCTGAAAGTCACTCGACCGCAGAAAAAGAAGCTCTAGTTCTCATAACGGACTACATGTCCACCTATCGCAGCCGCAGAGACGTAGGTGGCCTCCAGTCCTTTACAACTATGCAAACCGCCCTTAATTCCCTAGCAGGCCATTACAAAAACTACTCCAACCGCCCTCTCCCTGAAAATCTCACTGAGCGCCTTAATAAAGAGCTAGCAAAAGCAGAAAAAACGGTCCTTCGAGGAAGTTGA
- a CDS encoding adenylosuccinate synthase: MSLANVVVVGAQWGDEGKGKITDLLSRSADVVVRYQGGVNAGHTIVVDDEVLKLHLIPSGILYPDTTCLIGPGTVIDPKVLLTEIEMLLENDIDITGLQIASTAHVTMPYHRLLDKAMEKQRGEQKIGTTGRGIGPTYADKSQRNGIRVIDLLDEQRLRDRLILPMQEKNDLLQKVFEVNRLDPEKVIDEYLKYGKRLTPHVVDCSRAIHQAARNKKNILFEGAQGTLLDLDHGTYPFVTSSNPVSGGACIGAGVGPTLIDRVIGVAKAYTTRVGEGPFPTELQGSLNDQLCDRGGEFGTTTGRRRRCGWFDGVIGRYAVEVNGLDCLAITKLDVLDELDEIQVCVAYELNEKRIEYFPSCSEDFANCKPIFERLPGWQCSTADCRRLEDLPETAMAYLRFLADLMEVPIAIVSLGANRDQTIVVEDPIHGPKRALLSA; encoded by the coding sequence ATGTCATTGGCCAACGTTGTAGTCGTCGGTGCTCAGTGGGGCGACGAAGGAAAAGGGAAGATCACAGACTTGCTAAGTCGTTCTGCCGACGTAGTTGTGCGTTATCAGGGTGGCGTAAATGCCGGACACACAATCGTTGTAGACGACGAGGTCTTAAAGTTGCACCTGATTCCCTCAGGCATTCTTTACCCAGATACAACTTGTCTAATCGGGCCTGGCACAGTAATAGATCCAAAGGTATTGCTTACTGAAATAGAAATGCTTTTAGAGAATGATATTGATATCACCGGTCTTCAAATTGCCTCAACAGCTCATGTAACTATGCCTTATCACCGCCTCTTAGATAAGGCGATGGAAAAACAAAGGGGAGAACAAAAGATTGGAACAACTGGAAGAGGTATTGGACCAACCTATGCAGACAAATCCCAGAGGAATGGAATCCGAGTAATTGACCTACTTGATGAACAAAGACTGCGAGACAGGTTAATCTTGCCTATGCAAGAGAAAAACGATTTACTTCAAAAAGTATTTGAAGTAAATCGTCTAGACCCAGAAAAAGTAATAGATGAATACCTTAAATATGGAAAACGATTGACTCCCCATGTAGTTGACTGCTCAAGAGCCATTCATCAAGCAGCTAGAAACAAAAAGAACATACTTTTTGAAGGAGCCCAAGGCACACTCCTTGACCTAGATCATGGAACATATCCATTCGTCACTTCTTCCAATCCAGTTTCAGGGGGAGCTTGCATAGGTGCAGGCGTAGGACCGACCCTTATAGATCGTGTAATAGGAGTTGCGAAGGCATATACAACTCGTGTAGGGGAAGGCCCATTCCCAACAGAACTCCAAGGAAGTTTAAATGACCAACTCTGCGATAGAGGAGGAGAATTTGGAACTACAACAGGAAGGCGAAGGCGATGTGGATGGTTTGACGGTGTTATTGGTAGATATGCAGTAGAAGTTAATGGTCTGGACTGCTTAGCAATTACCAAACTCGATGTCTTAGATGAACTAGATGAAATTCAAGTATGTGTTGCCTACGAACTAAATGAAAAAAGAATTGAATACTTCCCAAGTTGTTCTGAAGATTTTGCCAACTGCAAACCAATCTTTGAGCGCCTCCCAGGCTGGCAATGCTCAACTGCTGACTGCCGTCGTCTTGAAGATCTCCCCGAAACTGCCATGGCTTATTTACGGTTTTTAGCTGATTTAATGGAGGTCCCGATAGCAATTGTCTCTCTAGGTGCTAACCGAGACCAAACAATTGTGGTCGAAGACCCAATCCATGGGCCAAAGAGAGCTCTTCTTAGTGCCTGA
- a CDS encoding resolvase, producing the protein MFSGTVTSGISETSSSFELNKEISPSSPSDEMLVGIDDVQKSLNRSRASVYRYTNTDPRDLNPTFNPRKLNPEYRSDQKDPLLFHPNEVARFAKDILRIKEVTVEVLNSPSTATQQVLVSILEELRALRLEVQSLKESPTDLASHRDLHNRTAA; encoded by the coding sequence ATGTTTTCTGGAACTGTAACTTCTGGCATTTCAGAAACTTCATCTTCTTTTGAATTAAATAAAGAGATATCTCCTTCAAGTCCCTCTGATGAAATGCTTGTTGGAATTGATGATGTACAGAAGTCTCTTAATCGATCTCGCGCATCTGTTTATCGTTATACAAATACTGACCCGAGAGATTTAAACCCTACTTTTAACCCTAGGAAGCTTAATCCTGAATATAGAAGTGATCAGAAAGACCCACTTTTGTTTCACCCAAATGAAGTAGCTCGCTTTGCCAAAGATATACTTAGAATTAAAGAAGTAACTGTTGAAGTCTTAAATTCACCCTCAACAGCTACCCAGCAGGTATTGGTTTCTATTCTTGAAGAGTTGCGAGCTCTAAGGCTAGAGGTCCAATCTTTAAAAGAATCTCCTACTGATCTTGCTAGTCATAGAGACCTCCACAATAGAACTGCTGCATAG
- the lepB gene encoding signal peptidase I, giving the protein MSELNTDKNQVDKSHSSDLSSSSKESHPFWDFWGPVLFTCSLYLGIRYYVAEARYIPSGSMLPSLKVQDRLIVEKMTFKVRPPRRGEVVVFNSPYAFDPLLRPSKRPSSLKCALITFPFISLVPGLGNNACDAYIKRVVAIGGDSVSINSKGHIIVNDQLQKEPYVKSFCKLDGQGISPCPFLDVTVPEKHVLVLGDNRSNSWDSRFWPGSPFLPESEILGRAVWRFWPLNRIGAISKP; this is encoded by the coding sequence TTGTCTGAATTGAATACGGATAAGAATCAGGTTGACAAGAGCCATTCTTCTGACTTGTCTAGTTCAAGCAAAGAGTCTCATCCATTCTGGGACTTTTGGGGGCCAGTCCTTTTTACATGCTCTCTATATCTAGGGATTCGTTATTACGTCGCAGAAGCGAGATATATCCCTTCTGGATCCATGCTTCCTTCTTTAAAGGTTCAAGATCGATTAATTGTAGAAAAAATGACCTTTAAGGTCCGACCTCCAAGAAGGGGAGAAGTCGTTGTATTTAATTCTCCATATGCGTTCGATCCTTTATTGCGTCCATCCAAGAGGCCTTCCTCTTTAAAATGTGCATTGATAACATTCCCATTTATTTCTTTGGTGCCAGGCCTAGGAAATAATGCTTGTGATGCCTATATAAAAAGAGTTGTTGCTATAGGGGGGGATTCAGTTTCTATCAACTCTAAAGGACACATTATTGTTAATGATCAACTTCAAAAAGAACCTTATGTAAAAAGTTTTTGCAAGTTAGACGGACAAGGTATTAGTCCCTGCCCATTTTTGGATGTAACGGTTCCGGAAAAACATGTTTTAGTGCTTGGAGATAACCGGAGTAATAGTTGGGATAGTCGTTTTTGGCCAGGGAGTCCTTTCCTGCCAGAAAGTGAGATTTTAGGAAGAGCTGTATGGCGGTTTTGGCCTCTAAATCGTATAGGTGCAATTAGTAAGCCTTAA
- a CDS encoding CPBP family intramembrane glutamic endopeptidase, giving the protein MSKSPLGRINPSWKVALAFLSIFLTVLVWKTGLQESFSRPSVSPTLSLHQKEMAVLAEEGMPSAFRPFLLGEPPRAALLKTLREVSLDDLGDRERLLLGALEPTSKASQRVLLKPVESNALAAMQSVLLTSISEEKTVSFNAFNELFAGQEYDHLLRQVLCESITADKQKCINLPIAKSIAVRLIISQLFPVFAALSGLALLIRQLWIFIRKTSSPWPKLFPLPLSLADMVLLIAGGFVVLGEVVAPLFIAPFSGILTKNIASPVDAALKVVIGYSAMALPPLFILRKQLQGLESADRPLEGWLQWRFRPFPSAFVKAIQGWLMVMPPVLLTGWLITKLVGDQGGSNPLLELVLNSKDPLALFLLVVTTVLLAPLFEEIIFRGVLLPVLAKSFGQFWGVVTSALIFAMAHLSVGELAPLMVLGIGLAMLRLSSGRLFPCVLMHALWNGVTFSSLLLLGT; this is encoded by the coding sequence ATGAGTAAATCCCCCTTGGGACGCATTAATCCTTCTTGGAAAGTGGCCCTAGCTTTCCTTTCCATCTTTTTAACAGTGCTTGTTTGGAAGACAGGTTTGCAGGAAAGTTTTAGTAGACCCTCTGTTAGTCCTACCCTCTCGCTTCATCAAAAGGAGATGGCTGTTTTGGCGGAGGAGGGAATGCCTTCTGCCTTTAGACCATTTTTGTTGGGAGAGCCTCCACGAGCTGCGTTGTTGAAAACATTGAGAGAAGTCTCTTTAGATGACTTAGGAGATAGAGAGCGACTTTTGTTGGGAGCACTTGAACCAACTAGTAAAGCTTCTCAAAGGGTTTTACTGAAGCCTGTGGAAAGTAATGCACTTGCCGCTATGCAAAGTGTTCTTTTGACTAGCATCTCTGAAGAGAAAACTGTTTCTTTTAATGCCTTTAATGAGCTTTTTGCTGGCCAAGAATATGACCATTTACTTAGGCAGGTCCTTTGTGAGTCTATAACTGCTGATAAACAAAAATGTATTAACCTTCCCATCGCAAAAAGCATAGCAGTTAGGTTAATAATAAGTCAGCTATTCCCAGTTTTTGCGGCACTTTCTGGATTGGCATTGTTAATTCGGCAGTTATGGATATTTATTCGCAAAACTTCTTCCCCTTGGCCAAAGTTATTCCCTTTGCCTCTTTCTCTTGCTGATATGGTTTTGTTGATTGCTGGTGGATTTGTTGTCTTAGGTGAGGTTGTTGCTCCGTTATTTATAGCACCTTTTAGTGGAATTTTGACTAAGAACATCGCTAGTCCCGTTGATGCTGCACTGAAAGTGGTTATTGGTTACAGTGCAATGGCTTTGCCGCCTTTATTTATTTTACGAAAACAGTTACAAGGGTTGGAAAGTGCTGATAGACCTTTAGAGGGATGGCTCCAATGGAGATTTAGGCCTTTTCCTTCGGCATTTGTAAAGGCGATTCAAGGATGGTTGATGGTAATGCCTCCAGTTTTACTCACTGGATGGTTGATAACTAAATTGGTTGGAGATCAAGGTGGTAGCAACCCACTATTAGAACTTGTCCTTAATAGCAAGGATCCTTTAGCTCTTTTTTTGTTAGTAGTAACGACAGTATTATTGGCTCCTCTTTTTGAGGAAATAATTTTTAGGGGGGTTTTGCTTCCTGTTTTAGCGAAATCTTTTGGTCAATTTTGGGGTGTTGTCACTAGCGCATTGATTTTTGCTATGGCTCATTTAAGTGTTGGAGAGTTGGCTCCTTTAATGGTTTTAGGTATAGGCCTAGCCATGCTGAGATTAAGTTCTGGTCGACTTTTTCCTTGTGTTCTGATGCATGCTCTTTGGAATGGAGTTACTTTCTCGAGCCTGTTGTTGTTAGGGACTTAG
- a CDS encoding histidine phosphatase family protein, protein MPLRLLLVRHGLSSFNRERKIQGRNDLSLLTTEGEEQASLTGRALSDIPISAVYSSPLRRAAHTTKKITESSGQLIQPIFDEGLLEIDLEPWSGLTIEEVIEKFPEEYHTWKTEPHELIFKRADGSSYKPIDELIVQAKKFLNGLIKNHPLDNNENLLVVGHNAILRALILSLIDEPRLGFRRIQIDNASLSTLNIISFDDGKFTAQIECLNNTTHLKKGLPRKGPNTRLILVRHGETDWNREGRFQGQIDIPLNKNGQAQALAAKDFLKSTKIDRAYSSSMSRPKKTAEIILDCHPDIPLSIEEELVEISHGLWEGKLESEIKTNWPKLLEDWKNIPESVQMPEGESIKDVWGRSICCWEKISSDSDPNETVLVVAHDAVNKTILCHLLGLSPSDIWMVKQGNGAVTIIDISIDSDLPAIVTCLNLTSHLGSVLDKTATGAL, encoded by the coding sequence GTGCCCCTAAGACTTCTACTAGTGCGTCATGGTCTGAGCAGTTTCAACCGGGAGCGCAAGATACAAGGAAGGAATGATCTTTCTCTTCTCACAACTGAGGGAGAAGAACAAGCATCACTCACAGGCAGAGCACTCTCTGACATCCCAATTTCAGCTGTATATAGCTCACCTCTTCGGAGAGCAGCCCATACTACAAAGAAAATAACTGAATCAAGCGGACAATTAATCCAACCTATCTTCGACGAGGGTCTTCTGGAAATAGACCTTGAGCCATGGAGCGGTCTCACAATTGAAGAGGTGATTGAGAAGTTCCCTGAGGAGTACCACACATGGAAGACTGAACCCCATGAACTGATTTTTAAAAGAGCTGATGGCAGCTCCTACAAACCAATCGATGAACTAATAGTTCAAGCAAAGAAATTCCTAAATGGGCTTATAAAAAATCATCCATTAGACAACAATGAGAATCTCCTAGTTGTTGGCCACAATGCAATCCTCCGAGCATTAATACTTAGTCTTATAGATGAGCCAAGACTTGGCTTCAGGCGAATACAAATCGACAACGCTTCTCTATCTACTTTAAACATAATTTCTTTTGATGATGGTAAGTTCACTGCTCAGATTGAATGCTTGAATAATACCACTCACCTTAAAAAAGGTCTTCCACGAAAAGGCCCTAATACAAGGTTAATTCTTGTGCGGCATGGTGAAACTGACTGGAACCGTGAGGGACGGTTTCAAGGGCAAATCGATATACCACTCAACAAGAATGGTCAGGCACAAGCATTGGCAGCAAAGGATTTTCTTAAGTCTACAAAAATAGATCGTGCTTATAGTAGTTCCATGTCAAGGCCTAAAAAAACGGCTGAAATTATTCTCGATTGCCATCCTGACATTCCACTGTCAATAGAAGAAGAATTGGTTGAGATAAGTCATGGCTTATGGGAAGGAAAACTAGAGTCTGAGATAAAAACTAATTGGCCAAAACTTTTAGAAGACTGGAAAAACATACCAGAATCAGTCCAGATGCCTGAAGGAGAAAGTATTAAGGATGTATGGGGACGTTCTATTTGTTGCTGGGAGAAAATAAGCTCAGACTCAGATCCCAACGAAACAGTGCTAGTTGTTGCTCATGATGCTGTTAATAAAACAATACTCTGCCATCTACTAGGACTTTCCCCATCAGATATATGGATGGTTAAACAAGGAAATGGTGCCGTAACAATTATCGATATCTCAATAGATTCAGATCTTCCTGCAATTGTTACTTGCCTAAATTTAACCTCGCACCTTGGAAGTGTTCTCGATAAGACCGCAACAGGAGCTCTTTAA
- a CDS encoding proline--tRNA ligase has protein sequence MRFSRLMLVTLRDIPSDAEIASHQLLLRGGFVRRVAPGIYAYMPLMWKVLRKIIKIVQAEMDAAGAHETLLPQLHPAELWQKSGRWHEYTAGEGIMFHLKDRQGRELGLGPTHEEVITSLAGDLLKSYRQLPATLYQIQSKFRDEIRPRFGLMRSREFIMKDAYSFHSNSKDLEKFYSIMDKTYRTIFNNCGIETVAVQADSGAIGGASSQEFMVTAQSGEDLILTSPDGAYAANQEKAVSEPIKATPLASKEKISTIKTPSAGSIQEVCLALGINQTQIIKVLVMTARLESGEVQPLLLSLRGDQELNEVKLSNILRDIFGENILKISLITKDEIKKQGLNDLPFGAIGPNLEDKNLEGAFTWRKKFLRLADHTAANLTCFACGSNLKNFHLLGTSWGNLGEAPKVVDIRNAKAGDNCIHDNQQKLEEKRGIEVGHIFQLGRKYSQSLNAEFTNESGRQEPFWMGCYGIGISRLAQAAVEQNHDNFGIKWPLNIAPFEVIVVIANLKDDVQRNAGEDFYSRLKEEGIDALIDDRAERAGVKFKDADLIGIPWRVVVGRDAANGLVEVVKRATSETKKMETNEALRELIKEIHALKL, from the coding sequence ATGCGCTTCTCCCGGCTGATGCTGGTGACCCTTCGAGATATTCCCTCTGATGCCGAGATAGCCTCACATCAGTTACTTCTCAGAGGGGGCTTCGTCCGTCGCGTTGCGCCAGGCATATATGCATATATGCCATTGATGTGGAAAGTTTTGCGCAAAATTATCAAAATCGTCCAAGCAGAAATGGATGCTGCTGGGGCACATGAGACCTTATTACCTCAGCTTCATCCTGCCGAACTGTGGCAAAAAAGTGGGCGATGGCATGAATATACAGCAGGAGAAGGAATAATGTTTCATTTAAAAGATCGTCAAGGAAGAGAGTTAGGTCTTGGCCCTACTCATGAAGAAGTCATAACCAGTCTGGCTGGAGATCTTCTCAAATCATATCGCCAACTACCAGCAACTCTATATCAAATACAAAGCAAATTTAGAGACGAAATACGTCCAAGATTTGGCCTTATGCGAAGCAGAGAGTTCATCATGAAAGATGCTTACTCGTTCCATTCGAACTCAAAAGACCTAGAGAAATTTTACTCAATAATGGATAAAACATATAGAACTATATTCAACAATTGCGGCATAGAAACTGTTGCAGTTCAAGCAGATAGCGGAGCGATAGGAGGTGCATCTTCCCAAGAATTTATGGTAACAGCACAATCCGGAGAGGACCTAATACTTACTAGCCCTGATGGCGCATATGCGGCCAATCAAGAGAAAGCAGTTTCAGAACCAATTAAGGCGACTCCATTAGCATCCAAAGAAAAAATATCCACCATCAAAACGCCTTCTGCAGGAAGCATTCAAGAAGTTTGTTTAGCCTTAGGTATTAATCAAACACAAATAATAAAAGTACTAGTAATGACGGCCAGGCTAGAAAGTGGAGAGGTACAACCTCTCTTGTTAAGTTTGCGTGGAGATCAAGAGCTAAACGAGGTAAAATTATCCAATATTTTAAGAGATATATTCGGTGAAAATATTCTCAAAATCTCCCTAATTACAAAAGATGAAATTAAAAAGCAAGGATTGAATGACCTTCCTTTTGGTGCCATTGGTCCTAATCTTGAGGACAAAAATCTTGAAGGTGCTTTTACATGGAGAAAGAAATTCCTTCGATTAGCAGATCACACAGCCGCAAATCTAACCTGTTTTGCATGTGGCTCTAATTTAAAGAACTTCCACTTATTAGGTACTAGCTGGGGAAACCTTGGAGAGGCGCCAAAAGTAGTTGATATACGCAATGCAAAGGCTGGAGACAACTGCATACATGATAATCAACAAAAGCTAGAAGAAAAACGTGGTATTGAGGTTGGTCATATATTCCAGTTAGGTAGAAAATATTCCCAATCTCTGAATGCCGAGTTCACAAACGAATCAGGCCGCCAAGAACCGTTTTGGATGGGTTGTTATGGGATAGGAATTTCAAGGCTCGCACAGGCTGCTGTAGAACAAAACCATGACAATTTTGGAATCAAATGGCCACTCAATATCGCTCCATTCGAGGTAATTGTTGTCATTGCAAATTTAAAGGACGATGTTCAAAGGAATGCAGGGGAAGATTTCTACTCAAGACTCAAAGAAGAAGGTATAGATGCATTGATTGACGATCGCGCAGAAAGAGCAGGCGTAAAGTTCAAAGATGCTGATCTTATTGGGATTCCATGGAGAGTAGTCGTTGGGAGGGACGCTGCGAATGGACTAGTTGAAGTCGTCAAAAGAGCTACCAGCGAGACAAAGAAAATGGAAACCAATGAGGCACTTCGTGAGCTAATTAAAGAAATTCATGCTCTAAAGCTATAA
- a CDS encoding dihydroorotase, giving the protein MNHKSILFDPIQILFGSNENVKRDAVLISGQGELIAFGEDARKQGHSLGLNAILASEKLLAPCLVDPHSVLSEPTNDKGENLKSLRIALARAGYGQVALLPRCSSSWRDRPERLEGFLNSTSDVLIHLWGSFSKEGKSIELSPHASLLQHGAIGITEDDFYIPSSFLERGLLIGGMGSAPILLAPRDPNIQGNGMVREGVEALRAGWAPDPVTSETLPLGSILQLQKHHPERSIVIMNIGTADGVELIANSKQSCPASVCWWHLVADSSLLNPEELGWKVNPSLGNPKDREALIHGLKEDTLTAISVHAIPLDEEDSQTPPNIQLPGIAGHQLVLPSLWNELVVKSKWPIEKLWEKLSFGPSKMLQLPEEHLELGTKRWLLFDPDEYWVQRRREIQNPNAANQPWEGKTLKGKVIASGLKAY; this is encoded by the coding sequence GTGAATCACAAATCTATACTATTTGACCCCATTCAGATTCTTTTTGGATCTAATGAGAACGTTAAAAGAGATGCAGTGCTCATTTCAGGACAAGGAGAATTAATTGCTTTTGGAGAAGATGCACGAAAACAAGGGCATTCATTAGGTCTAAACGCAATTTTAGCATCAGAAAAATTACTTGCACCTTGTTTAGTTGACCCGCATTCTGTTTTATCAGAGCCAACAAATGACAAAGGTGAAAATCTTAAAAGTCTCCGTATTGCTCTTGCAAGAGCTGGTTATGGACAAGTTGCTCTACTGCCTAGATGTTCTTCTTCTTGGAGAGACCGACCAGAAAGGCTTGAGGGTTTTTTAAACTCAACTAGCGATGTCTTAATACACCTTTGGGGAAGCTTCAGCAAAGAAGGGAAAAGCATCGAACTATCTCCACATGCCAGCCTTTTACAACATGGAGCAATCGGAATTACCGAAGATGACTTTTACATTCCAAGCTCATTTCTCGAACGAGGCCTATTAATCGGAGGAATGGGCTCAGCACCAATCTTATTAGCTCCAAGAGATCCAAATATCCAGGGCAATGGAATGGTTAGAGAAGGAGTTGAAGCACTTAGGGCTGGCTGGGCTCCAGATCCAGTTACCAGTGAAACACTCCCATTAGGGAGCATTCTCCAGCTACAAAAACACCATCCAGAGCGTTCAATAGTCATCATGAATATAGGGACAGCTGATGGGGTCGAATTAATTGCTAATTCCAAACAATCCTGCCCAGCCAGCGTTTGCTGGTGGCACCTTGTTGCTGATAGTAGTCTCTTAAACCCAGAAGAACTCGGCTGGAAAGTCAATCCATCATTAGGCAACCCAAAAGACAGGGAAGCCTTAATCCATGGTTTAAAAGAAGACACACTTACCGCCATCTCAGTTCATGCAATTCCTTTAGACGAAGAAGACTCTCAAACTCCACCGAACATTCAGTTGCCAGGTATAGCTGGGCACCAACTGGTATTGCCTTCTTTATGGAATGAACTCGTTGTTAAATCTAAATGGCCTATAGAGAAACTCTGGGAAAAGCTCAGTTTTGGCCCCTCCAAGATGCTCCAACTACCAGAAGAGCATTTGGAACTAGGTACTAAACGTTGGCTTCTATTTGATCCAGATGAATATTGGGTACAGCGCCGAAGAGAAATACAAAACCCCAACGCTGCAAATCAACCCTGGGAAGGCAAAACCTTGAAAGGGAAAGTAATCGCCTCAGGCCTTAAGGCTTACTAA